TGGGCAGCGCCGCACCGGCGATCGAAGACCAGAGGGGCACGGACGCCACGCGGCGACCCTGCTGCTCCAGCACGGCCATCAGCCCGAGCATGCCCATGCCGGCGCCGCCAGCTTCTTCGGGCAACGCGATGCCCAGTAGGTCGGAGTCCGCAAGGCTCTTCCACAACTTGGCGTCGTGGCCGCCGCTCTGCTCCACCATCCGCAAGTGCGTCACATCGGACTGGGCGGAGAAGATCTGGTCTGCCAGGCCGCGGACGTCGGACAATTCCTCGTTGAATTCGAATTCCATGTTACTTCGCTCCCGTTGTCGTCTTGGTGGCGTCGGTCTTGGCGGCGTCGGGGCGGCGACGCGCGCCCATCGTCATGCCGAGGGTCTTGCCCGCGACGATCTCCCGCATGACCTCGTTGGTGCCGCCGCCGAAGGTGTTGTTCTGCGCACGCCGGCCGAGCTGCTCGACGCGGCCCTCGAGGGCCGCGCCCGGGGTGCCGGGACGCAGCAGACCCTTGGCACCAAGGACCTCCTGCAGCATGCCGTAGGCGCTGACGACGCCCTCGGTACCGAAGACCTTGGCGGCTGCGGAGTCGCCGCCGCCCAAGGTGTTCGAAGCTACGTCCGCGACGAGGCGCAGGTTCATCAGGTCCGCGGCGCTGAGCAGCGCGTACACCTCGGCCATCTTGTCGCGCACCCAGGAGATATCGAAGACGACGCCTTCGCCGGCGGGCTCGGCCTTAGCCCACTCGAGGACCTCGGCGAACATCTCGTTGGCGATGCCGCCGCGCGCGGCCAGTGCCACCCGCTCGTGGTTGAGCTGGTTGGTGATCAGGCCCCAACCCTGGTTCAGCTCGCCCACCACGTTGGACAGCGGCACTCGCACGTCCTCGTAGTAAGTGGCGGAGGTGCTGATGCCGCCGACGGTGTGGATCTCGGTGACCGAGAATCCGGGTGCGCTGGTGGGGACAAGCACCACGGAGATGCCCTTGTGTCGGGGCGCGTCGGGGTCGGTTCGCACGGCCAGCCACACCCAGTCGGCGAACACTCCGGCACTGGTGTAGATCTTGTTGCCGTTGATGACCAGCTCGTCGCCCTCGACGCGTGCCCGGGTCTCCAGAGCCGCGAGGTCGGTGCCCGCGTTGGGCTCGGTGTAGCCGATCGCGAAGATGAGCTCGCCCGCCAGGATCGGCGGCAGGAAGAAGTCCTTCTGCTGCTGGGTGCCGTTCTTGATCAGCGCGGGGCCGACCGTGTTCAGCGTGACCAGCGACAGTGGGGCGTTCGCGCGCACGACCTCGTCGTAGAAGACGTAGAGCGCCTCGGGGTCCTCGCCCCGGCCGCCGAACTCCTCGGGCCAGCCGAGGCCGAGCCAGCCGTCGGCACCCATCTTGCGCAGAATGCGATCGAAGGTCGGTCCGCCCTCGGTCTGTGTGACCAGGTCGCGGCGGTCCTGTTCGTTGATGTTTGCGGCGAAGTACGCGCGAAGCTCCGCGCGGAGGGCCTTCGAATTGTCGGACAAATCCAAGTACATGTAGGTGTCTCCTGTTCAGGAATTTCTACGGAGTTTTCATGGGGTTTGTGAAGGGTGGGTCGTCAGCGTGGCAAACCCAGCACTCGTTGTGAGATCACATTGAGCTGGATCTCCACGGTGCCGCCGCCGAAGAGGACGGCGGGCAGACCGATGTGGTCGATCACGTGGTCGGCGTTCGGATCCAGGACCGCAGCCTGTGGGCCCAGCAGCCGCAGCAGCTCCCGCGAGCCCTCGCGCTGAGCGAGTGCGTTGTAGACCTTGGCGACGCTGATCTCCGCCCCGGGACTCTGCCCGGAAAGCCGGGCCAACACACCGCGCAGATTGAGCGCAGACAGCGCGAGCTCGCGGCTCGTGCTGTAACCCAGGGC
This region of Rhodococcus sp. PAMC28707 genomic DNA includes:
- a CDS encoding acyl-CoA dehydrogenase family protein, giving the protein MYLDLSDNSKALRAELRAYFAANINEQDRRDLVTQTEGGPTFDRILRKMGADGWLGLGWPEEFGGRGEDPEALYVFYDEVVRANAPLSLVTLNTVGPALIKNGTQQQKDFFLPPILAGELIFAIGYTEPNAGTDLAALETRARVEGDELVINGNKIYTSAGVFADWVWLAVRTDPDAPRHKGISVVLVPTSAPGFSVTEIHTVGGISTSATYYEDVRVPLSNVVGELNQGWGLITNQLNHERVALAARGGIANEMFAEVLEWAKAEPAGEGVVFDISWVRDKMAEVYALLSAADLMNLRLVADVASNTLGGGDSAAAKVFGTEGVVSAYGMLQEVLGAKGLLRPGTPGAALEGRVEQLGRRAQNNTFGGGTNEVMREIVAGKTLGMTMGARRRPDAAKTDATKTTTGAK